From a single Lates calcarifer isolate ASB-BC8 linkage group LG12, TLL_Latcal_v3, whole genome shotgun sequence genomic region:
- the lsm3 gene encoding snRNA-associated Sm-like protein LSm3, whose translation MADEVEQQPTTNTVEEPLDLIRLSLDERIYVKMRNDRELRGRLHAYDQHLNMILGDVEETVTTVEIDEETYEELYKSTKRNIPMLFVRGDGVVLVAPPLRVG comes from the exons ATGGCGGACGAAGTTGAGCAG CAACCGACTACAAACACGGTCGAGGAGCCACTTGATCTGATCAGACTCAGTCTTGATGAGCGGATCTACGTCAAGATGAGGAACGACAGGGAGCTCCGTGGCCGACTGCAT gCCTACGATCAGCACCTGAACATGATCCTGGGTGACGTGGAGGAGACTGTAACAACGGTAGAGATTGATGAGGAGACTTATGAAGAACTCTACAAG TCGACCAAGAGGAACATCCCCATGCTTTTCGTCAGAGGAGATGGCGTGGTCCTCGTAGCTCCGCCCCTCAGGGTGGGCTAA